GCCCGTGTGGGTGAAAACAGCTTCGTCAGTCAGCGAAGCAAGCATTTGCTCGCTGAAACCGCCTTGCTGAAGTCCCTGGTAGCCGCCTGTTACAAAACCTTCCGCGAGCGCACCTTCCTTCCAAACTTCTTCAGTCGGGATTTCCGTAGGCGGCGTCACATCCAGAAAATCCGTATCGCAGGACGAAAGTCCTCCACCCAGCAGGGTGATAAGCAATAGACTTTTATATCTCAATTTCATATTCTTATTCGTTAAAATGCTAGACGTATACCTGCGCTGACAACTCTTGCTTGCGGATAGTATTGTCCGCTGTTCGTAGTTGCTTCGGGATCCCATACCTTGATCTTATCAAAAGTGAGGAGGTTTAATCCATTCACATAGATTCTCAGATTGCTCAAACCGATTTTCGAACCGATTTCTGATGGCAGGTTATACCCTACTTCGACGTTTTTCAAACGCAGGTAGTTGTTGCTCTTCAGGAAGTAGTTATTGATACCTGCCTGACCTGTGTTGGTGTAATAACGGTTATTCCGGTTGGTCAGACGTGGGTATTTGTCGGTTGGATTGTCAATCGTCCAGCGGTGATCGAAGTCATATTTCAGATAGTTACCAATGTCGCCGGATTCTGTCAAACCTATGATTTGAAGGCCTCCTAGCGTTCCCTGGAACAACATCGAAACATCGAATTGCTTATAACCGAGGTTAACCGAAGCACCACCTGTGAACCAGGGACGCTGTACCTTTTCGGAACGGATACGGTCATCGCCATTGATCTTCTTGTCACCGTTGATGTCTTTGAATTTCATGTCACCTGGACGCAGGTTACCTGTGATCGGGCTGTAATCGATGTCGCTATCATTGATTTCCTGCTCGCTTTTGAATGCTCCGTCAAACTGATACACGAGGAATGACTGATACGGCATTCCGGTAGTTCTCTGATAAGAAGGTGCACCAGGCGTTTCGTCCCAGTAAGTAATTTTGTTTTTGGCATAACCACCATTTAAACTCACGGAGTAAGAAAAGTCTCCGGCATTGCCGTCATAGCTTACTTTAAATTCCCAACCTTTGTTTTGTAGCTTACCAAGGTTTTGGGGAGGAAGTTTGCCATCGATACCAGCAGACGAAGGCGTTGAACCTGCTTTCGGGATCAGGATCTTCGAACGGTTGTTTACAAAGTAGTCAAATTCGAAGGCCAGTTTGTCGTTCAACAACGTTCCTTCGATACCGAAGTTGGTGTTGTTTGCAACCTCCCAGGTAAAGTTCGGGTTAGCTACGCGCGATTCGAGCAGGGTTTTTGCCACCTGATCGTTCATAATGTAGTTGCCAAAGCCCATAGTAGACAGGTACTGATATTCTGCAAGTGTTTCTGTTCCAAGGAAATAAGGCTCAGCACCCATTTGCCCCCATGAACCACGTAGCTTTACATTGTTCACATAACGTGAAATGCTGTTTTTCCAGAAGCCTTCTTCTGAAATACGCCATCCCGCCGATACGCCTGGGAAGAAACCGAAGCGACCGTCTTTCGGAAATACGTAGGAACCATCCACGCGCCACAGGAATTCGGCCAGGTATTTTTCTTTAAAGTTATACCCTGCACGACCATAATAGCTCAAACGGGCTCTTTTATACAAGTCGGTGTTGTTGATTGTCTGCCCGTTCAATGTGATCGAACCGGAGTTTCCGATATTCTGCTCCGGTGTACCGCCAGCAAATAGTTGGTCTACAATCGGTGAAATAAAGTAGCGGCGGAATGCGAAGAAACCATCGGCATCCACTGTTTCACGTTGAGCACCTGCCATTACATTGAAGTTGTGACCACCAACGGATTTTTCATAAGAAACCTGTCCTGTCAGCTGAATCGACAATTCCTGAGCGGAAGTCTCGGTCAAACGCGGATCTTTGAAAGTCGACCGTACAGTTCCCGTGAGGAGTGGTGTTACGCCATCCGCCTCATAAGTTTTCTTATCCCAGAAATATAATGTCCATGGTGTTTCGAAGTTTTTAACACGGCGCAGCTGCTTATCAAGAGCCGCCATTGTATTGATTTTCAAACCTGGCACACCTGGAACCTGGATTTCCAGACCACCGTTGGTCTGAATGTAATCCCTTTTGTCATTATTGTAACCTGTGGTATTCGTAGTGATTACGGCAGGGTTTTGCCCGTTCTCGATATCAGGACCGGGACGGCCATCAGGCCAGATCGCTATATCAGTAGGTTTACCGCGCATAAGCATACGGAAGATCGCTCCGGCACCGTTTCCTCCGCTTGGGAAGTGACGGAATTCTTCACGGAGCGTAACACCCAGGTTTGCAGTGATATACTTGTTGATCTTCGTATCCAGGTTTATACGCATATCGTATTGCTTGTAACCTGTTGCAGAGTTCACATAGTAACCATCCTGGCTGATGTGGCCGATAGAAGCAAGATACTTGATGTTCTCGCTACCACCGGTCAATTGCAGGTTATGGCGTTGCTGTGGCGCCCATTTCCGGATCACCGAGCCGTACCAATCTGTATCCGGATGAAGGAACGGAGAAGAACCGTCCCGGAATTTTTGCATATCCTCTGGCTTGAAAACCGCATTTATCGGCGTTCCATTGTCAGTACGGGTATAAGAACCGGTTGTGTTAAATCCTTGTAACGCACCTGCCCACTGTCCAACGGGTAGGTTGTCGTATATCTGCAATTCGTTACGGATCGTAGCATACTCAGCTGCATTCGACATTTCCGGTGTCCGCGTAGGCTGCGACACTCCCAGGTTCATATCGTAAGAGATCATAGGTTTACCCGTTTTTCCACGCTTGGTAGTAATGAGGATAACCCCGTTACCCGCACGTGAACCATAGATCGCAGCTGCAGCATCTTTCAGTACCGAAATACTTTCAATATCGGCAGGATTAATACGGTCGAGACCGCCAGAACGGTTAGGAACACCGTCCACAACGATTAGGGCGTTGCTGTTACCCAGAGAGTTGGTACCACGGATACGGATAGCAGAACCATCGTATCCTGGCTCGCCACTTGCTTGTACAGCAGAAACCCCAGGAAGTCGGCCGCCTAGTGTATTCGACAAGTTGGCAGCAGGTGCCTTTTGCAGTTCTGCTCCTTTTACCGCAGTCACAGAGCCGGTCAAAGTCGCTTTTTTCGCAGTACCGTAACCTACAACTACTACCTCTTCAAGTGCCTTTGTGTCGGTCGCTAAAGTAATATCAACAGAATTTTTGTTTCCAATCGCGACTTCCTGGGTCAGGTAACCGATAAAGGAAAACACGAGTGTAGCATTTCTTTCTGCATTCACAGAATAAAGCCCTTCATTATCGGTCACAGTTCCCGCGGTAGTGCCTTTCACCACAACGCTCACCCCCGGTAGTGCCTGCCCCTGCTCATCCTTGATCTTTCCCTTGATTGTGTTCTGTGCCTGGGCAACGATCACAAAGGCAAGCATAAGGCTAAGTGAAAAAATACCGCGCGAAATGACACGAGGTATCCATTCAGTAGATAATCTCATAGATTAAAATTTAGAGTTAAAAAGTGGTATTAGAAATTGCTTAACCGTATAAGCACGGAACGTAGAGCAAGCTTGTACTTCCATCTGTGGGAAGTCAGTCTACAAACAGGAAAGATTTGTTCGGAAAGTTTTTACATAAGCTTTTGTTAGGGTGATTGGAACGTTGACTGGATATCGGAGGGTGTAATTCTAACACAATTCAATCCGCATCTCTAGAAACGCTAGGATAAGTACAAATCGAAATGTTTTACCCGTCTGATTGTACAAAAAGATATTAAATATTTAACAAAAAAAAGCATTCTTGATATCAGAATATAATTTATTGAAATAATAACAACAAAATCATTATATCGCTCGAAAATAGGCATTTTGTAATATATAAGTTACAATTATTCTCTCTATTGTCCAGAATTGCGAACCATATCTGGATTGTTTATATTCGTAGTTATATTGTTGAATGTCTTTCCTCACCCATTTTGTATAATGAGATTTCGCTTACTCTCCCTGGTCATCATCACCTTTTGTTACGGTTGCAAAAAGGAGCTTTCGCCCGCTGAATACAATGCCAAAGCCGCAGACCCTGAACTTTTTCACGAAACTGCTACGTACCTTACCGACGTAATTATTCATGATATTTTCAAGCCGCCGGTAGCTAGTCGCATTTACAGCTATTCTTTTCTCGCTGCGTATGAGGCACTTGTGCCTCAGCACCCGGAATACCAGTCGCTTGGTGCCCAGCTGGTGAAATTTACAGCTCCCCCCCAACCCGATTCTTCCCTCCAATATTGTTTTCCGCTTGCCAGTATCAAGGCATTCACCACTGTTGCCCGCACACTGACGTTCTCCGGTGACATGTGGGATAAATACGAAAAAGGACTTTTTGAAAAATACCAGAACATGGGGATTCCTCAGGAAGTATACGAACGGTCACTAACATACGGAGATTCGGTTGCAAAGCATGTTCTGGCTTATTCCGGGAAGGACAACTACAAGGAGATCCGGGGTTACAGATATACAGTTACCCACGCACCCGGTACCTGGGTACCCACGCCGCCCGCGTACGCTGATGCGTGCGAACCCATGTGGAATACCGTGCGGACCTTTACCCTCGATTCTATCACACAATTCCGTTGCCCGCCGCCGGCTAAATATGATCTGGATAAAAACAGCAAGTTTATGAAGCTTGCGATGGAAGTCTACAACACAGGTAAAACCTTGACGGAAGATCAAAAGGCGTCTGCGTACTTTTGGGACGATAATGCGTTTGTAACAAATGTTGTCGGCCATGCTATGTTTGCCAACAAAAAGATGACGCCGGCAGGCCACTGGCTTGCGATCGTCAGAACAGTTGCAACGGATAAGAAACTGGATTTAATGCGTTCTACCGAGGCTTACACATTGAGTGCATTGTCACTGTTTGACGCGTTTTCGGCATGCTGGGATGAAAAATACCGAACTGTCAGGATCAGGCCGGAAACCGTGATCAATAACAACTGGGACCCAAACTGGCGACCATTTCTGGAAACCCCCGCTTTTCCGGAATATGTCAGCGGCCACAGCACCATTTCGGCTGCCTGCGGTGTTGTTCTGACAAATCTGGTAGGCGATAACGTAGCTTTTACAGACTCCACGGAACATAAATACGGACATGGTGTAAAATCTTTCAGTTCGTTTAAAGAAGCATATTGGGACGCTTCCATGAGCCGGGTTTACGGTGGCATTCATTTCCGCGACGGTGTTGAAGAAGGTACTTATCTGGGCGAAAAAATTGGCGCGAATGTGTGGAAACGTGCCGTCACAAAAAAGGACCGGCATGCAATCGCCAGCAATTAGTTGCGGACGGCTAGTTGCGGACGGCCAGTTGCGGACGGCCAGTTGCGGACGGCCAGTTGCGGACGGCTAAACGTGGTCTGCATTATAATGCAGACCTATATTCTCCCTCCGCGCCATCGCCATTTTAATGATCAGATAGGAAACGGAAATCATATTCCGCAGCTCACATATTGCGACTGAGACTTTCGATTCACGGTACAGGTCCTCGTGTTCCTGATGCAATAATTCGAGCCTGTCGTAAGCGCGTTTCATCCGGCGATCGGTGCGGACAATGCCTACATAATTAGACATAATACTATTCAGCTCGCGTGTCATTTCGGTGACCAGTACCTGCTCCTCTGGGTGCGTAGTGCCGGAATCGTCCCATTCGGGAATATTTTCGGGGGTAAATGCATTCTCAAAACTCGATATCGTACTCTCGTAAGCTCTGTGACCGAAAACTACAGCCTCCAATAACGAATTGGAAGCCAATCGGTTAGAGCCGTGCAAACCCGTGCAGGCGCATTCGCCCACTGCGTATAAAAAGTCTATATTCGTTTTTCCCCATTCATTTACCCGAATGCCGCCGCACATATAGTGCTGTGCAGGAACTACAGGAATCATATCTTTCCTGACATCAATTCCTTCGCTAAGACAATATTCTGTGATATTAGGAAAATGCTCGACAAATTTTTCATAGTCACAATGCCGGACGTCGAGGTACACATGATCAACCCCATTCTTCTTCATTTCAGAGTCAATAGCACGGGCTACGATATCCCTGGGGGCAAGTGAGAGCCTGGAATCATAATGTTCCATGAAAGTACTTCCATCGGCTCTTTTCAATATCCCTCCAAAACCGCGTACCGCTTCCGAGATCAGGAATGAAGGTTTTTGACCTGGTTTATAGAAACTGGTCGGGTGAAACTGGATAAACTCCATATTGTCGCAAATGCCCTTAGCGCGGTAAGCCATTGCAATTCCGTCACCGGTAGCGATTGTCGGATTGGTTGTACTTTGGTAAATATTCCCGATACCGCCGGTTGCCAGCATTGTTGTTTTAGCCAGGAACTTTTCCACTTCACCTGTTCGGCGATTCAAGACATAGGCTCCAAAACATTTGATATCTTCCTGGTACCGGTAAACAGTTTCCCCCAAATGGTGCTGTGTAATCAGTTCGACTGCGTAATAATGGGTAAATATCTGAATGCTTTTATGACGGTTCACTTCTTCCAGCAATGCGCGCTCGATCTCAGCTCCCGTAATATCTTTGAAATGTAAAATCCGATGATCCGAATGCCCGCCTTCCTTTGCCAGATCATATTCTCCCCCGCTTTCCTTATCAAAACGGGTACCATAATCGATCAGCTCCTGGATCCGCTCGGGCGCTTCCCGCACTACGATTTCAACAATGTTACGCTTGTTGACCTCGTCGCCCGCGTCCATCGTATCCTGAATATGCTTTTCAAAAGAATCAGATTCTGCCCAGACTACCGCAATTCCTCCCTGCGCATATTTTGTATTCGTTTCGTCGGCCTGAACTTTTGTGATCACGGCAATAGATTTCTCCTGTTTCAGGGAATCAAAATGTCTGGCAAGCTTGGCCGCGTAGCTAAGTCCGGCGATACCCGAACCGATAATCAGAAAATCAAACTGGGGCATAAATTCAGAAGAAAATTACAAACTATACGATCAGATACCTTTGCTCAGTTCCAGCATCCGGGCCACTGATTCGTAGGCTTTAAGCCTGATATCTTCCGGCACAAAAATCTCTGGTTGTTCGTAATAAAGCGCGTTATAAACCTTTTCTAACGTATTCATCTTCATGTACGGGCATTCCGAGCAGGCGCAGGTGTTGTTATCTGAACCCGGCGCCGGGATCAGCTTTTTATCCGGAACCGATTGTTTCATTTTATGTAAAATGCCAGCTTCGGTAGCGACGATAAACTTAGTATGCTCGGATTCCTTTACAAATTTTAATAGTCCGGTAGTCGAACTCACGAAATCTGCCTGCTTCAATATATCTTCCTTACACTCCGGGTGTGCGATCAGCAATGCGTCCGGATTTTCCTCCTGCAACTGCTTCAATTTTTCCCTCGAAATATCGATATGAACAATGCAGGCACCGTCCCACAGAACCATTTCCCGGCCGGTTTTATGCGCTACGTACCTTCCTAAATTCGCATCAGGCGCAAAGATGATCTTTTGGTCTTTTGGTAAACTTTCGACGATCTGCAATGCATTTGACGAAGTACAAACAATATCAGTCAATGCCTTGATTTCCGCAGAACAGTTGATATAGCTGATCACGATATGATCTGGATATTGCGCTTTGAATGCGGCAAATTTATCAGCAGGGGCCGAATCCGCGAGCGAACATCCTGCATTTAAATCGGGAATAACTACCTTTTTATTTGGACTCAGGATTTTAGCAGTTTCGCCCATGAAATGCACGCCGCAGAAAACAATCATATCTGCTTCGGTTGCGGCAGCCTGCTGGGAAAGACCGAGACTATCGCCGATATAATCCGCAAGATCCTGAATTTCAGCATCTACATAATAGTGCGCGAGGATTACAGCATTCTTTTCTTTCTTCAACCTGGTAATCTCGGCGATCAGATCGATATCTTCCGCAACAGCTTCGGTAACATAACCGTAACGGTTTACCTGCTCTTCAATAGTTGTCATTATGGTGAATAATTAGCTCTAATTGATATTAAAACTCCATTTCGAAAGTACGATATTAAAACCAATCCAAAGCAAAGAAAGTGCAACCGGGCTCTTAAATGCAAAAGCCGGAGAGTTTCCTCACCGGCTTTCAAACTGAAAATTTTCTTATCTACAATATCCAGCGGAAAAATGCATAGAGCGTTCCAGACAGTAGCATTGTTACGGGCAATGTTAATATCCAGGCAATTACGATATTTCTGACCGTTCCGCCCTGCAAATTTTTCACACCTTTACTGGCGACCATCGAACCAGCGATACCGGAAGAAAGTACGTGCGTTGTACTAACTGGTAAACCCAGGTAAGAAGAAACGCCGATTGTACTGGCGGCAACCAGCTCGGCGGAAGCTCCCTGCGCATACGTCAAATGCTGCTTTCCGATTTTTTCACCAATCGTAACCACAATTCGCTTCCAGCCCACCATTGTTCCCAAACCGAGCGAGAGTGAGATCATTAAAATAACCCAGTC
This Dyadobacter sp. UC 10 DNA region includes the following protein-coding sequences:
- the nadB gene encoding L-aspartate oxidase, whose product is MPQFDFLIIGSGIAGLSYAAKLARHFDSLKQEKSIAVITKVQADETNTKYAQGGIAVVWAESDSFEKHIQDTMDAGDEVNKRNIVEIVVREAPERIQELIDYGTRFDKESGGEYDLAKEGGHSDHRILHFKDITGAEIERALLEEVNRHKSIQIFTHYYAVELITQHHLGETVYRYQEDIKCFGAYVLNRRTGEVEKFLAKTTMLATGGIGNIYQSTTNPTIATGDGIAMAYRAKGICDNMEFIQFHPTSFYKPGQKPSFLISEAVRGFGGILKRADGSTFMEHYDSRLSLAPRDIVARAIDSEMKKNGVDHVYLDVRHCDYEKFVEHFPNITEYCLSEGIDVRKDMIPVVPAQHYMCGGIRVNEWGKTNIDFLYAVGECACTGLHGSNRLASNSLLEAVVFGHRAYESTISSFENAFTPENIPEWDDSGTTHPEEQVLVTEMTRELNSIMSNYVGIVRTDRRMKRAYDRLELLHQEHEDLYRESKVSVAICELRNMISVSYLIIKMAMARRENIGLHYNADHV
- a CDS encoding SusC/RagA family TonB-linked outer membrane protein; amino-acid sequence: MLAFVIVAQAQNTIKGKIKDEQGQALPGVSVVVKGTTAGTVTDNEGLYSVNAERNATLVFSFIGYLTQEVAIGNKNSVDITLATDTKALEEVVVVGYGTAKKATLTGSVTAVKGAELQKAPAANLSNTLGGRLPGVSAVQASGEPGYDGSAIRIRGTNSLGNSNALIVVDGVPNRSGGLDRINPADIESISVLKDAAAAIYGSRAGNGVILITTKRGKTGKPMISYDMNLGVSQPTRTPEMSNAAEYATIRNELQIYDNLPVGQWAGALQGFNTTGSYTRTDNGTPINAVFKPEDMQKFRDGSSPFLHPDTDWYGSVIRKWAPQQRHNLQLTGGSENIKYLASIGHISQDGYYVNSATGYKQYDMRINLDTKINKYITANLGVTLREEFRHFPSGGNGAGAIFRMLMRGKPTDIAIWPDGRPGPDIENGQNPAVITTNTTGYNNDKRDYIQTNGGLEIQVPGVPGLKINTMAALDKQLRRVKNFETPWTLYFWDKKTYEADGVTPLLTGTVRSTFKDPRLTETSAQELSIQLTGQVSYEKSVGGHNFNVMAGAQRETVDADGFFAFRRYFISPIVDQLFAGGTPEQNIGNSGSITLNGQTINNTDLYKRARLSYYGRAGYNFKEKYLAEFLWRVDGSYVFPKDGRFGFFPGVSAGWRISEEGFWKNSISRYVNNVKLRGSWGQMGAEPYFLGTETLAEYQYLSTMGFGNYIMNDQVAKTLLESRVANPNFTWEVANNTNFGIEGTLLNDKLAFEFDYFVNNRSKILIPKAGSTPSSAGIDGKLPPQNLGKLQNKGWEFKVSYDGNAGDFSYSVSLNGGYAKNKITYWDETPGAPSYQRTTGMPYQSFLVYQFDGAFKSEQEINDSDIDYSPITGNLRPGDMKFKDINGDKKINGDDRIRSEKVQRPWFTGGASVNLGYKQFDVSMLFQGTLGGLQIIGLTESGDIGNYLKYDFDHRWTIDNPTDKYPRLTNRNNRYYTNTGQAGINNYFLKSNNYLRLKNVEVGYNLPSEIGSKIGLSNLRIYVNGLNLLTFDKIKVWDPEATTNSGQYYPQARVVSAGIRLAF
- a CDS encoding vanadium-dependent haloperoxidase, which translates into the protein MRFRLLSLVIITFCYGCKKELSPAEYNAKAADPELFHETATYLTDVIIHDIFKPPVASRIYSYSFLAAYEALVPQHPEYQSLGAQLVKFTAPPQPDSSLQYCFPLASIKAFTTVARTLTFSGDMWDKYEKGLFEKYQNMGIPQEVYERSLTYGDSVAKHVLAYSGKDNYKEIRGYRYTVTHAPGTWVPTPPAYADACEPMWNTVRTFTLDSITQFRCPPPAKYDLDKNSKFMKLAMEVYNTGKTLTEDQKASAYFWDDNAFVTNVVGHAMFANKKMTPAGHWLAIVRTVATDKKLDLMRSTEAYTLSALSLFDAFSACWDEKYRTVRIRPETVINNNWDPNWRPFLETPAFPEYVSGHSTISAACGVVLTNLVGDNVAFTDSTEHKYGHGVKSFSSFKEAYWDASMSRVYGGIHFRDGVEEGTYLGEKIGANVWKRAVTKKDRHAIASN
- the nadA gene encoding quinolinate synthase NadA gives rise to the protein MTTIEEQVNRYGYVTEAVAEDIDLIAEITRLKKEKNAVILAHYYVDAEIQDLADYIGDSLGLSQQAAATEADMIVFCGVHFMGETAKILSPNKKVVIPDLNAGCSLADSAPADKFAAFKAQYPDHIVISYINCSAEIKALTDIVCTSSNALQIVESLPKDQKIIFAPDANLGRYVAHKTGREMVLWDGACIVHIDISREKLKQLQEENPDALLIAHPECKEDILKQADFVSSTTGLLKFVKESEHTKFIVATEAGILHKMKQSVPDKKLIPAPGSDNNTCACSECPYMKMNTLEKVYNALYYEQPEIFVPEDIRLKAYESVARMLELSKGI